A window of the Helianthus annuus cultivar XRQ/B chromosome 4, HanXRQr2.0-SUNRISE, whole genome shotgun sequence genome harbors these coding sequences:
- the LOC110936258 gene encoding cytochrome b5, translating to MAPEQKTFVFGDVSKHNKTNDCWVIISGKVYNVTQFMEEHPGGSEVILAATGKDATEDFEDTGHSDEAKELMGKYYIGKIDETTIPKKRSYDLSTTEKTYSSSTTSSSDPTRELIIKILKFLVPFMILGLAFTVRG from the exons ATGGCGCCCGAACAGAAAACTTTCGTGTTTGGTGATGTCTCTAAGCACAACAAAACCAACGACTGTTGGGTGATCATATCTGGAAAG GTTTATAACGTAACCCAGTTTATGGAAGAGCACCCTGGAGGGTCAGAAGTTATTCTAGCAGCAACTG GCAAAGACGCGACAGAAGACTTTGAAGACACCGGACACAGTGATGAAGCTAAAGAACTGATGGGTAAATATTACATTGGTAAGATCGACGAAACAACTATTCCAAAGAAACGCTCGTATGATCTATCCACAACTGAGAAGACCTATAGTTCATCTACAACTAGTTCTTCAGACCCGACTCGAGAACTCATAATCAAGATATTAAAGTTTCTTGTGCCGTTCATGATATTGGGCTTGGCTTTCACCGTTAGAGGCTAA